From the Falsirhodobacter halotolerans genome, the window AGGCCGTGTTCGTGGGCCGTGACCATCACCTTGCGCACGAAGGGCGATGCGGGGCCGTAATAGAGTTTCATGCCGTCTCTCCTTGCAATGTCAGGGCGATCTTGCCGAAATTCGTGCCGCTTTCCAGAAAACTGTGCGCTTGGGCGGCGTGGTTCAGCGGGAAGGCGCGCGACAGGACGGGCATCACCCGCCCCGGACCGATCAGCGGCAGAAGATGCGTGCGCACGGCAGAGGCGATGGCCGCCTTTTCCGCGTCGGATTTCGGCCGCAGGGTGGAGGAGCTGAGCCAGAGCCCCTTGCGCATCACCAGACCCAGATCGACCGGCGCGATCATCCCCGTCATGAACGACAGCCCGATATGCCGCCCGCCGGGGGCCAGACATTCCAGATGCCGGTTGATCGCGTCGCCCCCAAGGATGTCCAGCACGACATCGACGCCGCGCCCGTCGGTCAGCCGCCGCACCTCGGCCACCAGATCGGCCTGGCGGTAATCGATGGCGCGCGCGCCCAACGCCTCGGCTTCGGCGCATTTCGCAGGGCCCCCGGCGGTGACGATCACGCGGGCGCCCCAGGCGCGGGCCAGTTGCGCCGCCAGCGTGCCGATGCCGCTGCTGCCCCCTTGGATAAGAACCGTCTGGCCGGGGGCCAGCGCCCCCCGATCGAACAGGTTGTGCCAGATGGTGAACAGG encodes:
- a CDS encoding NAD(P)H-quinone oxidoreductase, with the translated sequence MTTMPAIIATHPGGPEVLTPVTRPIPTPGAGEVLIRVAAAGVNRPDIMQRSGVLPAPAHLSDILGLEVAGHITAVGPDVDAARIGTPVMALVPAGGYAGWAVARADHCLPVPEGLDMIQAAILPEGLFTIWHNLFDRGALAPGQTVLIQGGSSGIGTLAAQLARAWGARVIVTAGGPAKCAEAEALGARAIDYRQADLVAEVRRLTDGRGVDVVLDILGGDAINRHLECLAPGGRHIGLSFMTGMIAPVDLGLVMRKGLWLSSSTLRPKSDAEKAAIASAVRTHLLPLIGPGRVMPVLSRAFPLNHAAQAHSFLESGTNFGKIALTLQGETA